The genomic segment GCCGGCATTGCGCATGGAGGGCGAGGAGACGGCGGTGTTTGCCGGGGACCGCATCGCTCGACTGGAAGACCGCATTCCCGAAGCGCAGGGCGAGACCGTGCTGCGGTACCTTGCGACCCACGGCGACGGCCTGAAGCCGCTGGCCTGACCCGCCGGCGACGGCGCGCCGGTCACCACCGGGGACGATTTTCCATGAGTCAACGGACCGCGTTCGAAGTCGTCGTCGTGGGAAGCGGGATAGCGGGTGCGTCGCTCGCCCACTTCCTCGCCGCGCGGGGTTGCAGCGACGTGCTGCTGCTCGAACGAGAGGCGCATCCCGGCTACCACTCCACCGGCCGCAGCGCCGCGGTTCTGGTCGAGTGGGACCCGGTGCCGGCGTTACAGGAACTGGTGCGGCTGGGCGGTCGGTTTCTGCGCAATCCGCCGGCGGGATTTGCGGACAACCCCCTTCTCGATCCGGCGGGTATTGTGGTCACGTTCGAGGAACCGGTGTGGAGTGCGGTGCGCGAGACCCTGCCGTGGCTCGCGGAGCGCGGCACCGCCGTGGTCGAGCTTTCCACGGCGGCAATTGTCGAGCGCATTCCGGTGTTGGCGCCCGAATGGGTGGCCGGCGGCGTGTTGCTTCCCGAGGACGGTCACATCGACGTACACGAGCTGCTGTGGAGCTACCTGCGGCATGCCGCCCGCGCCGGGGTCGAGCGCCGCTGCGGAGTCGAGGTCACGGGTGTGCAGGTCGAGCGTGGGCGCTGCCGCGGGGTCGTGACCGCCGCCGGCACGCTGGAGGCACAGTGGGTGGTCGACGCGGCCGGTGCGTGGGCAGAGACAGTGGCGCGGATGGCCGGCGCGACCCCGATCGCGTTGACGCCGCATCGCCGCACGGTTGTCACGTTCGCGGCCCCCGACGGTCTCGACGTGCGCCGATGGCCGCTGGTGTCGAACGAGACGCAGCGCCTCTATTTCAAGCCGGAATCGGGCGGTTTGATGGCGAGCCCGATGGACGAGGACCCGTTGCCGCCGTGCGATGCGCGGCCCGACGAGCTGGTCGTTGCCGAGACCGTAGCGCGGATCGAGAAGCTGGCCCCGCGCCTTGCCCCGCGCAGCCTGCGACGTACGTGGGCCGGTCTGCGCACGTTTGCACCGGACCGCGTACCGGTAGTCGGCAGGGACCCGCAGGTGGAAGGCTTCTTCTGGCTGGCGGGGCAAGGAGGCTGCGGTATCGAAACCAGCCCGATCCTCGGCCAGATCGCGGCCGACCTCATCGTCGAGGGCCGCACGGACCGATTCGACGCGGCGGTGCTCTCTCCGGCAAGGTTCGGGTAGGCGACGGGGCCCGCTCGGCGGGTCGCATCGATCCGTGCGGTCGCTTCTTTCACCCCCTGAAGATCTCGTAGGTTCTGGTCTTGCCGTCGCTGGCGCGCCGCAGCCGGACGCTGATCACGCCGTCGCTGTCGCACGAGTAGGTTTCGGCAACGGCCTCCCGGGCGAGGTCGTCGCAGGGACTGATGTCGGCGG from the Candidatus Binatia bacterium genome contains:
- a CDS encoding FAD-binding oxidoreductase encodes the protein MSQRTAFEVVVVGSGIAGASLAHFLAARGCSDVLLLEREAHPGYHSTGRSAAVLVEWDPVPALQELVRLGGRFLRNPPAGFADNPLLDPAGIVVTFEEPVWSAVRETLPWLAERGTAVVELSTAAIVERIPVLAPEWVAGGVLLPEDGHIDVHELLWSYLRHAARAGVERRCGVEVTGVQVERGRCRGVVTAAGTLEAQWVVDAAGAWAETVARMAGATPIALTPHRRTVVTFAAPDGLDVRRWPLVSNETQRLYFKPESGGLMASPMDEDPLPPCDARPDELVVAETVARIEKLAPRLAPRSLRRTWAGLRTFAPDRVPVVGRDPQVEGFFWLAGQGGCGIETSPILGQIAADLIVEGRTDRFDAAVLSPARFG